One segment of Chionomys nivalis chromosome 1, mChiNiv1.1, whole genome shotgun sequence DNA contains the following:
- the Fancd2os gene encoding FANCD2 opposite strand protein, which yields MQKKMPLLLWSVQSAWSSVGLSMAGYQLWSPWTPLDESFQWLRHTTPTPCSKHPFRASPCFPHTPSDLEVQLCFQEVTLVLDSPLVAPGEGPKLPCHTSELRAVNNKKGLVRKPQPVRLHGVDSVFGRVITAQPPKWTGTFRVSDKSAFCKIISREHQWPTGLKEPQIQMTVTMCKQMLRSILLLYATYKKCTFALQHSK from the exons ATGCAGAAAAAAATGCCGCTGCTACTCTGGAGCGTACAATCCGCGTGGAGTTCAGTAG GACTGTCAATGGCAGGATACCAGCTCTGGTCACCATGGACTCCACTGGATGAGAGCTTCCAATGGCTGCGGCACACAACACCTACCCCTTGCTCCAAACACCCTTTCAGGGCCTCTCCTTGCTTCCCGCACACCCCTTCTGACCTTGAAGTGCAGCTGTGCTTTCAAGAAGTCACTCTTGTCCTAGACAGCCCACTTGTGGCACCCGGAGAGGGCCCCAAGTTACCCTGCCACACCTCAGAGCTCCGAGCAGTGAACAACAAGAAAGGACTGGTGAGGAAGCCCCAGCCAGTTCGCCTCCATGGAGTAGATTCTGTTTTTGGTAGGGTCATCACAGCCCAGCCACCCAAGTGGACTGGAACCTTCAGAGTCTCAGACAAGTCAGCCTTCTGCAAAATTATCAGCAGAGAGCATCAGTGGCCCACTGGACTCAAAGAGCCTCAGATTCAGATGACAGTGACTATGTGCAAACAGATGCTACGCTCTATCCTCCTGCTGTATGCCACGTACAAGAAGTGCACCTTTGCCTTGCAGCACTCCAAGTAA